One Rhipicephalus microplus isolate Deutch F79 chromosome 4, USDA_Rmic, whole genome shotgun sequence genomic window carries:
- the LOC119172558 gene encoding uncharacterized protein LOC119172558 isoform X2 produces MSLVRGNQQHCHRRRPRAARDEADCARPEEAAMLARARESRSSAEHAIEEAPVPRRVRTKPECRSATRGHGAAAAAESVRATTDVQRPEVVAAASDVGPVSPAAGLLLVPGSQRWEGLRYLVYWGLASGLLVLVLGLVGFISLPSVRWAPWEWGFGGAAAGSASDAGEDPAARPLAQPAHRAPPRRLKLQDAPTGGGAEGAASPACSTPACAEQASRIQAELEYSVDPCVDFYHFVCSRWIQRHPGGGSVDLLQLESYTSRLADLLERPSELLPEMQHFFENCLRPQENLFSEIRATFFYLLGFQACGGRCDAV; encoded by the exons ATGAGCCTTGTTAGAGGCAATCAGCAGCACTGCCATCGTCGCCGCCCTCGTGCCGCACGAGACGAAGCTGACTGTGCTCGGCCAGAAGAAGCCGCCATGCTCGCCCGAGCCCGCGAGTCCCGCTCCAGCGCAGAACACGCCATCGAAGAGGCGCCCGTTCCTCGACGAGTTCGCACTAAGCCCGAGTGTCGCTCGGCCACCCGGGGCCACGGTGCTGCGGCGGCCGCCGAAAGCGTTCGCGCCACGACCGACGTGCAGCGGCCCGAGGTGGTCGCGGCGGCGTCTGACGTCGGCCCCGTGTCGCCGGCCGCGGGTCTCCTGCTGGTGCCGGGCTCGCAGCGTTGGGAGGGTCTCCGCTACCTCGTCTACTGGGGCCTCGCCTCGGGCCTGCTGGTGCTCGTGCTAGGCCTGGTGGGCTTCATAAGCCTGCCCTCGGTGCGATGGGCGCCCTGGGAGTGGGGCTTCGGAGGCGCTGCCGCCGGATCGGCGTCCGACGCCGGCGAAGACCCCGCGGCCAGACCGTTGGCGCAGCCGGCGCACAGGGCGCCTCCGAGGAGGCTCAAGCTGCAGGACGCGCCGACG GGCGGTGGAGCGGAGGGCGCTGCGTCGCCGGCGTGTTCGACCCCCGCGTGCGCCGAGCAGGCGTCTCGCATCCAGGCCGAGCTGGAGTACTCGGTGGACCCGTGCGTGGACTTCTACCACTTCGTGTGCTCTCGCTGGATCCAGCGGCACCCTGGCGGAGGCTCGGTCGACCTGCTCCAGCTGGAGTCCTACACCAGCCGCCTGGCCGACCTGCTCGAGAGGCCCTCGGAGCTATTGCCCGAGATGCAGCACTTCTTCGAAAACTGCCTCCGGCCGCAGGAGAACCTGTTCTCCGAGATCCGCGCCACTTTCTTCTACCTGCTCGGATTCCAG
- the LOC119172558 gene encoding uncharacterized protein LOC119172558 isoform X1, with the protein MSLVRGNQQHCHRRRPRAARDEADCARPEEAAMLARARESRSSAEHAIEEAPVPRRVRTKPECRSATRGHGAAAAAESVRATTDVQRPEVVAAASDVGPVSPAAGLLLVPGSQRWEGLRYLVYWGLASGLLVLVLGLVGFISLPSVRWAPWEWGFGGAAAGSASDAGEDPAARPLAQPAHRAPPRRLKLQDAPTGGGAEGAASPACSTPACAEQASRIQAELEYSVDPCVDFYHFVCSRWIQRHPGGGSVDLLQLESYTSRLADLLERPSELLPEMQHFFENCLRPQENLFSEIRATFFYLLGFQEWPYLSSAASFIAPDEVSSKIGAVFRELGVESLFRFTVAPDPDKPRLRYWALDEPRLLSTGGEDGAWMDAAFKASLNAEVHTAGASRMIA; encoded by the exons ATGAGCCTTGTTAGAGGCAATCAGCAGCACTGCCATCGTCGCCGCCCTCGTGCCGCACGAGACGAAGCTGACTGTGCTCGGCCAGAAGAAGCCGCCATGCTCGCCCGAGCCCGCGAGTCCCGCTCCAGCGCAGAACACGCCATCGAAGAGGCGCCCGTTCCTCGACGAGTTCGCACTAAGCCCGAGTGTCGCTCGGCCACCCGGGGCCACGGTGCTGCGGCGGCCGCCGAAAGCGTTCGCGCCACGACCGACGTGCAGCGGCCCGAGGTGGTCGCGGCGGCGTCTGACGTCGGCCCCGTGTCGCCGGCCGCGGGTCTCCTGCTGGTGCCGGGCTCGCAGCGTTGGGAGGGTCTCCGCTACCTCGTCTACTGGGGCCTCGCCTCGGGCCTGCTGGTGCTCGTGCTAGGCCTGGTGGGCTTCATAAGCCTGCCCTCGGTGCGATGGGCGCCCTGGGAGTGGGGCTTCGGAGGCGCTGCCGCCGGATCGGCGTCCGACGCCGGCGAAGACCCCGCGGCCAGACCGTTGGCGCAGCCGGCGCACAGGGCGCCTCCGAGGAGGCTCAAGCTGCAGGACGCGCCGACG GGCGGTGGAGCGGAGGGCGCTGCGTCGCCGGCGTGTTCGACCCCCGCGTGCGCCGAGCAGGCGTCTCGCATCCAGGCCGAGCTGGAGTACTCGGTGGACCCGTGCGTGGACTTCTACCACTTCGTGTGCTCTCGCTGGATCCAGCGGCACCCTGGCGGAGGCTCGGTCGACCTGCTCCAGCTGGAGTCCTACACCAGCCGCCTGGCCGACCTGCTCGAGAGGCCCTCGGAGCTATTGCCCGAGATGCAGCACTTCTTCGAAAACTGCCTCCGGCCGCAGGAGAACCTGTTCTCCGAGATCCGCGCCACTTTCTTCTACCTGCTCGGATTCCAG GAGTGGCCGTACCTGAGCTCCGCAGCGTCGTTCATTGCACCGGACGAGGTGTCCTCCAAGATCGGCGCCGTGTTTCGCGAGTTAGGCGTCGAGTCACTCTTCCGGTTCACGGTGGCGCCCGACCCGGACAAGCCGCGGCTCCGCTACTGGGCGCTGGACGAGCCCCGGCTGCTGTCGACCGGAGGAGAGGACGGCGCCTGGATGGACGCCGCCTTCAAGGCAAGCCTTAACGCCGAGGTCCATACTGCTGGAGCGTCGAGAATGATCGCGTGA
- the LOC142814699 gene encoding uncharacterized protein LOC142814699 — protein MKKTTGDITPQKSRWPTSEALHASRNSRFPFEVAAYFLQLLFWVNCGSVIRFFSCTSYPILYCLSYRQVFFMWSVQSAWLVPLSTATEGVLKDSFPLNELVLVKLKALLDFYGKFSDTNVSRLEHELSSLMERPELDPLALSRCKTMALVDLPSIDYLRWAPMLRSAFGTEDIFPQDLIKLACPGYVLGLFNRGSLPRVTDLLNYVLFRIVAALSPFMANATLRDAMSRAYATPGSGPLTPRQLCVRLLDRFEPAVPMYLAANMSLAYLGAEGDVQDLLEGHLQARRASLFRDDGISTRCTFVAWFISYRWRVRV, from the exons ATGAAAAAGACAACGGGCGATATCACACCACAGAAATCGCGCTGGCCAACCTCTGAGGCACTTCACGCAAGTCGGAACAGTCGTTTCCCATTCGAAGTGGCTGCTTACTTTCTGCAGCTTCTTTTTTGGGTGAACTGTGGAAGTGTTATCAGATTTTTTTCGTGCACCTCTTATCCGATTCTCTACTGCTTGAGTTATCGACAAGTCTTTTTTATGTGGTCCGTGCAAAGTGCGTGGCTAGTTCCCTTGTCGACAGCGACGGAAGGCGTTCTTAAAGACAGCTTCCCACTTAATGAGCTCGTCCTGGTCAAACTGAAGGCGCTGCTGGATTTCTACGGCAAGTTCTCGGACACCAACGTGTCTCGGCTGGAGCACGAGCTGAGCTCGCTGATGGAGCGACCCGAGCTCGACCCCCTGGCGCTGTCTCGGTGCAAGACCATGGCGCTGGTCGACCTGCCGTCTATTGACTACCTGCGATGGGCGCCCATGCTGCGCAGCGCATTCGGCACCGAAGACATCTTCCCACAG GACCTGATCAAGCTGGCGTGCCCCGGCTACGTCCTGGGTCTGTTCAACCGAGGCTCCCTGCCACGCGTCACCGACCTGCTCAACTATGTGCTGTTCCGCATTGTGGCTGCGCTGAGCCCGTTCATGGCCAACGCCACACTGCGCGATGCCATGTCTCGCGCCTACGCCACGCCGGGCTCGGGGCCGCTCACGCCCCGGCAGCTGTGCGTGCGCCTGCTCGACAGATTCGAGCCTGCGGTGCCGATGTATCTGGCGGCCAACATGTCGCTCGCCTACCTCGGCGCCGAGGGAGACGTCCAGGATCTACTCGAGGGACACCTGCAGGCACGTCGTGCAAGTCTTTTCCGTGATGATGGCATTTCGACCCGTTGCACCTTCGTAGCTTGGTTTATTTCGTACAGATGGCGCGTACGTGTTTAA
- the LOC142814041 gene encoding uncharacterized protein LOC142814041, producing the protein MHISSEEQKVCPGEEVDSSSEAAYEFVVFEKYVDEFFKSTGDFRTSALQTLRDMGWDLVRPSAIEDEAFRRQYLDGLYTNMPMSPLAYFYYFWLKKSVSRQRRSFGTSAAAAAVDQLRTGWTGGFLSAYPRLAPPFRRLEIPLPVFNMALGDDPSVRHLQIPRVAPRVYAALLRFLYHSALNANGNSNLTEATEDAAAMFQRVRVCVEEQYAPLRSSSAGETDAATSSSSVQDMLDVLSVVPAFEAYRAYLTADFRLQTAADLNSRQLFFVYYAASHCADEAPRRGRSPARLRVNGPLRNMPEFADAFKCPVGSFMNPTKVCAL; encoded by the exons ATGCACATTTCCTCTGAGGAACAGAAAGTCTGCCCTGGCGAGGAGGTCGATAGTTCCTCTGAAGCTGCATACGAGTTT GTGGTCTTCGAGAAGTACGTGGACGAATTCTTCAAGTCCACTGGCGACTTCCGGACGTCGGCGCTGCAGACGCTGCGCGACATGGGCTGGGACCTAGTGCGGCCGTCGGCCATCGAGGACGAGGCGTTCAGGCGCCAGTACCTGGACGGCCTGTACACCAACATGCCCATGTCGCCGCTAGCCTACTTCTACTACTTCTGGCTCAAGAAGTCTGTGTCCCGCCAGCGCCGAAGCTTCGGCACGTCGGCGGCCGCAGCAGCCGTCGATCAGTTGCGGACGGGCTGGACGGGCGGCTTCCTGTCCGCCTACCCTCGACTGGCGCCGCCCTTCCGTCGGCTCGAGATCCCGCTGCCGGTCTTCAACATGGCGCTGGGCGACGACCCCTCGGTGCGGCACCTGCAGATACCGCGCGTGGCGCCGCGCGTCTACGCCGCCCTGCTGCGCTTTCTCTACCACAGCGCGCTCAACGCCAACGGCAACAGCAACCTGACCGAGGCGACCGAGGACGCGGCCGCCATGTTCCAGCGGGTGCGCGTCTGCGTCGAAGAGCAGTACGCGCCGCTCAGGTCTTCCTCGGCTGGCGAAACGGACGCGGCGACTTCTTCGTCGTCGGTGCAGGACATGCTTGACGTCCTGTCCGTTGTTCCGGCGTTCGAGGCGTACCGCGCGTACCTGACCGCCGACTTTCGGCTGCAGACGGCGGCCGATCTCAACAGTCGGCAGCTGTTCTTCGTCTACTACGCAGCGTCGCACTGCGCTGACGAGGCACCGCGACGAGGTCGCAGTCCGGCCAGGCTCCGCGTCAACGGGCCGCTGCGAAACATGCCTGAATTCGCGGACGCCTTCAAGTGCCCCGTCGGTTCGTTCATGAACCCGACCAAGGTGTGCGCCCTGTGA